A region of uncultured Desulfobacter sp. DNA encodes the following proteins:
- a CDS encoding transcriptional regulator, with amino-acid sequence MISNQTIRQKIITLLEHRAMTVKDLSQEAGVMEKDVGFHLASIEKSLRHQKKKLHMSPSCCLKCGFEFSGKSMFKRPGKCPSCRSERISLALFRIENI; translated from the coding sequence ATGATATCAAATCAGACCATCAGACAAAAAATAATAACGCTGCTTGAACACAGGGCCATGACCGTTAAAGATTTGTCCCAGGAGGCTGGTGTGATGGAAAAGGATGTGGGGTTTCACCTGGCATCCATTGAAAAAAGCCTGCGCCACCAGAAAAAAAAGTTGCACATGTCACCATCCTGCTGCCTGAAATGCGGATTTGAATTCAGCGGGAAAAGCATGTTCAAACGCCCGGGGAAATGCCCGTCCTGCCGATCGGAAAGAATATCGCTGGCGCTTTTCCGGATAGAAAATATATAA
- the ilvY gene encoding HTH-type transcriptional activator IlvY encodes MDLRTLELFHHLAGSLHFSRTSQSCNISPSALTRVIQRLETDVGKQLFIRGKRCVELTYAGQVLKKYAEDVLGRFERLQGELSEDAALSGQLSLYCSVTAAYSILPQIIPRYRTEHPGVQIYLETGDPAQAFGRLMSRDADAVIAALPAKPGPQISFLNMAVSPLVFIGARHYPDILVTDSQGNPDWGKIPLILADKGLSRERIDLWFLENAVVPRIYSQVTGHEAIIALVNLGFGIGLVPRLVLEKSPLCRDIVALENMPKLPSYEIALCTRDANLSNPRVRALWDIVAGES; translated from the coding sequence ATGGATCTACGCACCCTTGAATTATTTCATCACCTGGCCGGCTCCCTTCATTTTTCCCGGACAAGCCAGTCGTGCAATATCTCGCCTTCGGCCCTTACCCGGGTGATCCAGCGCCTGGAAACAGATGTGGGAAAACAGCTTTTTATCCGGGGCAAGCGCTGTGTGGAATTGACTTATGCCGGACAGGTCCTTAAAAAATATGCAGAGGATGTGCTTGGCCGTTTTGAACGACTCCAGGGAGAATTATCTGAAGATGCGGCCCTGTCAGGCCAACTTTCCCTTTACTGCTCGGTAACGGCAGCTTACAGTATTCTGCCCCAGATAATTCCCCGGTACCGGACCGAGCACCCCGGCGTCCAGATTTACCTTGAAACAGGAGACCCTGCGCAGGCTTTTGGCAGATTGATGAGCCGCGATGCAGACGCTGTCATTGCAGCGCTTCCAGCCAAACCCGGTCCACAGATCAGTTTTTTAAACATGGCTGTCAGTCCCTTGGTTTTTATCGGTGCCAGGCACTATCCTGATATCCTGGTGACAGACAGCCAAGGGAATCCGGACTGGGGAAAAATCCCCTTAATTCTTGCCGACAAAGGCTTAAGCCGGGAGCGTATTGATCTATGGTTCCTGGAAAATGCCGTGGTTCCCCGCATCTACTCCCAAGTTACGGGCCATGAAGCCATTATCGCCCTGGTGAATCTTGGATTCGGCATCGGTCTTGTTCCCCGGCTGGTTCTTGAAAAAAGCCCGCTTTGCCGGGATATTGTTGCGCTGGAGAACATGCCGAAGTTGCCCTCTTATGAAATAGCCCTTTGCACCCGGGATGCGAACCTTTCCAATCCCAGGGTCCGGGCGTTGTGGGATATCGTAGCCGGAGAATCCTGA
- a CDS encoding undecaprenyl-diphosphate phosphatase — protein MEIYQGIILGIIQGLTEFLPVSSSGHLVLGQIYFNITQSNLVFDASVHMGTLVAVVLVFLKDILEIFKSLVYYAGTRDTSGHETNLALAAAIIIGSVPTAIIGLVLKKFEDVLFTSSLLVGSMLLVTGCLLWISRRYYRIEQGKPLTVSRAVTIGIVQGLAVIPGISRSGSTIATGLFTGLDRKTAARFSFLLSIPAILGAQILSIKDLMESQGHIDPATIYGTIVSFIVGLAALKLLLKLVNTGKFHLFAPYCWLAGILALISNFI, from the coding sequence ATGGAAATCTATCAGGGTATCATCCTGGGTATCATTCAAGGACTTACTGAATTTCTGCCGGTCAGCAGTTCAGGCCACCTGGTCCTGGGCCAGATCTATTTCAACATTACCCAGAGCAACCTCGTTTTTGACGCATCCGTGCATATGGGGACCTTGGTGGCTGTTGTCCTTGTATTTCTTAAAGATATCCTGGAAATCTTCAAAAGCCTGGTATACTACGCCGGAACCCGGGACACGTCCGGACATGAAACAAACCTGGCCCTGGCCGCCGCCATTATCATTGGCTCAGTGCCCACGGCAATTATCGGATTGGTTCTGAAAAAGTTTGAGGACGTTTTATTTACCTCCTCTTTGCTGGTGGGTTCCATGCTTCTGGTAACAGGGTGCCTGCTGTGGATCTCCAGGCGCTACTACAGGATTGAACAGGGTAAACCGTTAACCGTTTCCAGGGCTGTCACCATCGGCATTGTCCAGGGTCTTGCCGTCATTCCCGGCATTTCCCGGTCCGGCTCCACCATTGCCACCGGACTTTTCACCGGCCTGGACAGAAAAACAGCGGCCCGGTTCTCATTTCTTTTATCCATCCCTGCCATTCTCGGTGCCCAGATCCTGAGCATCAAAGATCTGATGGAATCCCAGGGACACATTGACCCTGCCACCATTTATGGTACAATCGTTTCGTTCATCGTTGGCCTGGCAGCACTGAAACTTTTATTAAAACTGGTCAATACCGGTAAATTTCATTTATTTGCACCCTATTGCTGGCTGGCCGGAATTCTGGCGCTTATTTCAAATTTCATATAA
- a CDS encoding LL-diaminopimelate aminotransferase produces MITANEHYNKLTASYLFADIAKRVQAYQESNPDKEVIRLGIGDVTLPLPPAVVQAFKKGVEEMSDDATFKGYGPEQGYLFLRQAIAAGDFQSRGADIEADEVFVSDGAKCDTGNFQELFSNDIKIAIPDPVYPVYLDTNVMAGRTGEFRDGRYQGIVYMDCLKEKGFMPDLPDSAVDLIYLCFPNNPTGATATRDQLAAWVDYARENKALILFDAAYEAFIRDENLPRSIYEIPGAKEVAVEFRSLSKTAGFTGTRCGFTVVPKACMVYTASGSKVSLHSMWNRRQTTKFNGVSYPVQKAAEAIYSPEGQAQVKANIDYYLANARVVRQTMTDLGFDHVGGENSPYIWIDGKGRDSWEFFDLLLDKAGVVCTPGQGFGRCGAQYIRISAFNSPENVARAMARVKEVLK; encoded by the coding sequence GTGATTACAGCCAATGAACATTACAACAAACTTACTGCTTCATATTTGTTTGCGGATATAGCCAAACGGGTTCAAGCCTATCAGGAGAGCAATCCTGACAAGGAGGTGATTCGCCTTGGCATTGGCGATGTGACCCTGCCGCTCCCCCCCGCTGTTGTTCAGGCGTTTAAAAAAGGTGTGGAGGAGATGTCCGATGATGCCACATTCAAAGGGTATGGGCCGGAACAAGGTTATCTGTTTTTAAGACAGGCCATTGCAGCCGGTGATTTCCAGTCCAGGGGGGCGGATATTGAGGCCGATGAAGTTTTTGTGTCCGACGGGGCCAAATGTGATACAGGAAATTTCCAGGAGCTGTTCTCCAATGACATAAAAATTGCCATTCCGGATCCGGTTTATCCTGTGTATCTTGATACCAATGTCATGGCCGGCAGAACCGGAGAGTTCAGGGATGGACGGTACCAGGGCATTGTCTATATGGATTGCCTGAAAGAAAAGGGGTTTATGCCGGATCTGCCTGATTCGGCCGTGGATCTGATTTATCTTTGTTTTCCCAACAATCCCACAGGGGCCACAGCCACCCGGGATCAGCTTGCAGCCTGGGTAGACTATGCCCGGGAAAATAAAGCCCTGATCCTGTTTGATGCCGCCTATGAAGCGTTTATCCGGGATGAGAATCTTCCCCGGAGCATTTATGAAATCCCCGGAGCCAAAGAGGTGGCCGTGGAATTCAGAAGCCTGTCCAAGACAGCAGGTTTTACAGGTACCCGCTGCGGATTTACGGTGGTTCCCAAAGCATGCATGGTCTATACAGCCAGCGGGTCAAAGGTCTCTTTGCATAGCATGTGGAATCGTCGGCAGACCACCAAATTCAACGGCGTCTCCTACCCGGTGCAAAAGGCTGCCGAAGCGATCTACAGCCCGGAGGGCCAGGCCCAGGTAAAAGCAAATATCGATTACTATCTGGCCAATGCCCGGGTGGTTCGCCAGACCATGACAGATCTTGGATTTGACCATGTCGGGGGTGAAAATTCCCCATACATCTGGATTGACGGCAAAGGCCGGGATTCCTGGGAATTTTTTGACCTGCTGCTGGACAAGGCCGGTGTGGTCTGTACACCGGGCCAGGGATTTGGCCGGTGCGGCGCGCAATATATAAGAATTTCTGCGTTCAACAGCCCTGAAAATGTAGCAAGGGCCATGGCCCGCGTGAAAGAGGTGTTAAAATAA
- a CDS encoding glutamate synthase, producing MCRLFAITSKDPQSPMLAIKALDVMKEGHDGSGVGLLLQDLGGTFEEMKDAPILSGIFTEEGIRRLDLFMMNLGFMTKHKVSLKPPKTQIEGIPRRHVYLIRAYELPEGWDALTKEELATRLLDVRLKIREMGEEKNDMIVFSFWPDTIMLKEIGDPMKLAEYLGLDRKELEARTIMAQGRQNTNYAINLYACHPFFIKGYCTMTNGENTAFIPIKDFLSSRNIPGYTGYQSDSEVFAHILHFSMEELGLGIDGYKHVITPLQRDALEKHPNFEFLNHLKKTCRPLIIDGPNMVIGTLPDHSMFMVQDRKKLRPGVVGGKPGMFAFSSEICGLDAVIPDRDKTMDIQPMHLDTAIVSPERQEVNICRQTEALNLPL from the coding sequence ATGTGTCGTCTGTTTGCAATAACCAGCAAGGATCCTCAGTCGCCCATGCTGGCCATCAAAGCCCTCGACGTGATGAAGGAAGGGCATGACGGCTCCGGCGTGGGGCTTTTGCTCCAGGACCTTGGTGGCACTTTTGAAGAGATGAAAGATGCCCCGATCCTGTCGGGAATCTTTACGGAAGAGGGCATCCGCCGTCTGGACCTTTTCATGATGAATCTTGGATTCATGACCAAGCATAAAGTCTCTTTGAAACCACCTAAAACCCAGATCGAAGGTATTCCAAGACGACATGTCTATCTGATTAGAGCGTATGAACTGCCCGAAGGCTGGGATGCCCTGACCAAGGAAGAACTGGCCACAAGGCTTTTGGATGTGCGCCTTAAAATACGGGAGATGGGTGAAGAGAAAAATGACATGATCGTGTTTTCTTTCTGGCCGGACACCATCATGCTCAAGGAGATCGGAGACCCCATGAAGCTGGCCGAATACCTGGGTCTGGACAGAAAAGAACTTGAAGCAAGGACGATCATGGCCCAGGGGCGGCAGAACACAAATTACGCCATCAATCTGTATGCCTGCCATCCGTTCTTTATAAAAGGATACTGCACCATGACCAATGGTGAAAATACGGCCTTTATTCCCATCAAGGATTTTCTCTCCTCACGAAATATCCCCGGGTATACAGGCTATCAGTCCGATTCCGAAGTGTTTGCCCACATCCTTCATTTTTCCATGGAAGAGCTGGGTCTGGGCATTGACGGGTATAAGCATGTGATTACACCCCTCCAGCGTGACGCCCTTGAAAAGCATCCCAATTTTGAATTCTTGAATCATTTGAAAAAGACCTGCCGCCCCTTAATCATCGACGGTCCCAATATGGTTATCGGCACTTTGCCGGATCACTCCATGTTCATGGTCCAGGACCGCAAGAAACTGCGGCCCGGCGTGGTGGGAGGCAAGCCGGGTATGTTTGCCTTTTCATCCGAGATCTGCGGGTTAGACGCTGTCATACCAGACAGAGACAAAACCATGGACATTCAACCCATGCACCTTGACACAGCCATTGTAAGCCCTGAGCGGCAGGAGGTAAATATATGTCGTCAAACAGAAGCCTTGAACCTTCCTCTTTAA
- a CDS encoding 1-acyl-sn-glycerol-3-phosphate acyltransferase codes for MMGISHFSAVFSALGKFIYACMGWTYEPLPDYWEPRCVVIGFPHTSNMDTVRALTYIKLAGVNAKLLIKSVWFFFPMSFVLKGLGGLPVKRNKSCGFVDSVIEKFEEQEDLVVAMVPEGTRKSVSTIRTGFWYIAKGADVPIICWYLDNQSRRTRWLGKIHPGQSLEQDLRKIYAIYKHAGFSIPIQVKNSNF; via the coding sequence ATGATGGGTATTAGTCATTTCTCTGCTGTGTTCAGTGCCCTTGGCAAATTCATTTATGCATGCATGGGCTGGACCTACGAGCCCTTACCGGACTATTGGGAGCCCAGGTGTGTGGTCATCGGTTTTCCCCACACAAGCAATATGGATACGGTTCGAGCGCTTACCTATATCAAGCTTGCCGGGGTGAATGCAAAACTTCTGATCAAATCCGTGTGGTTCTTTTTCCCCATGTCATTTGTTTTGAAAGGCCTTGGCGGACTGCCGGTAAAGCGAAACAAATCCTGTGGATTTGTGGACAGTGTAATTGAAAAGTTTGAAGAACAGGAGGATCTGGTGGTGGCCATGGTACCCGAAGGTACACGCAAGTCCGTGTCCACCATCAGGACGGGATTCTGGTACATTGCCAAAGGTGCAGATGTTCCCATCATTTGCTGGTATCTGGACAACCAGAGCCGGAGAACCAGGTGGCTGGGTAAAATACATCCCGGGCAGAGTCTGGAGCAGGATCTGCGGAAAATATATGCGATTTATAAACATGCGGGATTTTCAATTCCGATCCAGGTAAAAAACAGTAATTTCTGA
- a CDS encoding glutamate synthase-related protein, with the protein MSSNRSLEPSSLSLNDLPWQVEYNNDRCTLCGQCTAVCPVKAISLHPFQKRIIKTSVSKNAQHSNAYDTFYGIRQDTRVENACIGCAMCTLVCPNDAIRPRRNPGLDRMKFHINQHGVPRRRGGRRNDSGSVLDRIKFTRISMLTDPALDAGRHEFEMRTLLGRVLPPRENMKRLREKGWIPPVREIYPLIIGGMSFGALSPTMWEGLQMGVAYLNEEMGMPVRICTGEGGCPPRLLRSRFLKYVILQIASGYFGWDEIIHAIPHMKEDPCAIEIKYGQGAKPGDGGLLMWHKVNKLIAAIRGVPQGVSLPSPPTHQTQYSIEESVAKMILSMSMAWGFRVPVYPKISASSTSLAVMNNLTRNEYAAGLAIDGEDGGTGAAYAVSMDHMGHPIASSVRDNYLNLISIGKQNEVPIFAGGGIGKNGNIAANAAALIMLGASGVQIGKYVMQAAAGCIGTEEDRCNVCNLGICPKGITSQDPRLYRRLDPEDVAQRLVDIFVSFDTQLKKIVAPLGRSTSLPIGMSDALGIDDKNIADRLSIKYVV; encoded by the coding sequence ATGTCGTCAAACAGAAGCCTTGAACCTTCCTCTTTAAGCCTGAACGATCTGCCCTGGCAGGTCGAATATAATAATGACCGGTGTACCCTGTGCGGTCAGTGCACGGCTGTGTGTCCGGTCAAGGCCATATCCCTTCATCCGTTCCAGAAGAGGATCATAAAAACGTCTGTGAGCAAAAATGCCCAGCACAGTAACGCCTATGATACCTTTTACGGCATCCGGCAGGATACCCGGGTTGAAAATGCCTGCATCGGCTGCGCCATGTGTACCCTGGTCTGTCCCAATGATGCCATCAGGCCAAGGCGGAATCCTGGCCTGGACAGGATGAAATTTCACATCAACCAGCATGGCGTTCCCCGGCGCAGAGGCGGTCGGCGTAACGATTCAGGGTCTGTGCTTGACAGGATCAAGTTCACCAGAATTTCCATGCTCACGGACCCGGCTCTGGATGCCGGACGCCATGAATTTGAGATGCGCACCCTGTTAGGACGGGTACTCCCCCCCAGGGAAAACATGAAGCGCCTGCGGGAAAAAGGATGGATTCCGCCGGTCAGGGAGATCTATCCTCTGATCATCGGCGGCATGTCTTTTGGGGCGCTGTCTCCCACCATGTGGGAAGGCCTGCAGATGGGAGTTGCCTACCTGAACGAAGAGATGGGCATGCCCGTTCGCATCTGCACCGGTGAAGGCGGGTGCCCACCGAGACTGCTGCGCTCCCGGTTCCTGAAATATGTCATTTTGCAGATTGCGTCCGGCTATTTTGGCTGGGATGAGATCATCCACGCCATTCCCCATATGAAGGAAGACCCCTGTGCCATTGAGATCAAATACGGACAGGGTGCAAAACCCGGTGACGGCGGCCTGTTGATGTGGCACAAAGTGAATAAGCTGATTGCCGCCATCCGGGGTGTGCCCCAGGGTGTCAGCCTGCCCAGTCCCCCGACCCATCAGACCCAGTACTCCATCGAAGAGTCCGTGGCCAAGATGATCCTGTCCATGTCCATGGCATGGGGGTTCAGGGTTCCGGTTTATCCGAAAATTTCAGCCTCATCCACCTCCCTTGCGGTAATGAACAACCTGACCCGTAACGAATATGCGGCGGGACTGGCCATTGACGGTGAAGACGGCGGAACCGGAGCTGCCTACGCCGTGTCCATGGATCACATGGGCCACCCCATTGCCAGCAGTGTCCGGGACAACTACCTGAATCTGATCTCCATCGGCAAGCAGAACGAGGTTCCCATCTTTGCCGGAGGCGGTATCGGCAAAAACGGCAACATTGCCGCCAATGCAGCAGCCCTGATTATGCTGGGGGCATCCGGGGTCCAGATCGGAAAATATGTCATGCAGGCAGCAGCCGGCTGCATAGGCACGGAAGAGGACCGGTGCAACGTATGTAACCTGGGTATCTGCCCCAAGGGCATTACGTCCCAGGATCCCAGACTCTACCGCCGCCTTGATCCGGAAGATGTGGCCCAGCGCCTGGTGGACATTTTTGTCTCCTTTGACACGCAACTTAAAAAAATTGTAGCGCCCCTGGGACGCTCCACCTCTCTGCCCATCGGCATGTCCGATGCGCTGGGAATCGATGATAAAAACATTGCTGACCGCCTCAGTATCAAGTACGTGGTGTAA
- a CDS encoding TraR/DksA family transcriptional regulator, with the protein MTQISQLSLDRYIPLDNEPYMSEGQLAYFKDKLMVRKDELRNRISNSIKKIKTLEAAQADILDRSNSYIDLELEVKSFERHSNAIDQVNRALARIDDGSFGYCELTGDEIGLPRLEAIPFASMSIKALEEFEAEQRSVFISRPTLYS; encoded by the coding sequence ATGACACAGATTTCGCAATTATCTTTGGACAGGTATATTCCTTTGGACAATGAGCCTTATATGAGTGAAGGACAGCTCGCTTATTTTAAGGATAAACTGATGGTAAGAAAGGATGAACTGCGCAACAGAATTTCCAACTCCATCAAAAAAATTAAAACCCTTGAAGCTGCCCAGGCCGATATCCTTGACCGGAGCAACTCATATATTGATCTGGAGCTTGAGGTAAAAAGTTTTGAACGCCATTCAAATGCCATCGACCAGGTGAATCGCGCCCTGGCCCGCATTGACGACGGCAGTTTCGGATACTGTGAACTGACCGGCGATGAGATCGGATTGCCGAGACTGGAAGCGATTCCTTTTGCCTCCATGTCCATCAAAGCGTTAGAAGAATTTGAAGCAGAACAAAGAAGTGTGTTTATCTCCAGACCCACATTATACTCTTAA
- a CDS encoding FAD-dependent oxidoreductase has product MKKCDYIFVAGKRDEKRISSRVLEEMIQQHAKKGNRKLEVQAFGQHGIGGRLWDSAPDTMDIRIIGHSGQRTGSLGTPYTRIEIMGPASDDIGWLNAGAEIIVHGSASNGAMNGAAQGKVFIGGSIGARGMTMTKRNPRFEPPELWVLGAAGDYFGEFMAGGIAVICGVNASNPKQLLGYRPLVGMVGGKVFVRGEVQTYSDKDAKEVDLDDAEWEWLTQGLKTFLKKIKQPKLFDELAVRKEWRLLEAKNPQEKTEGPGLKSMSWFREQVWDVELGRGGLIGDLQATEKGTVPVITKGEYRRYIPVWEQGKYISPCQAACPTGIPVQQRWAMVRADNIDEAISMGLEYSPFPATVCGHLCPSPCMASCTRNMSYMSPINVRLLGQAAQNVKPPKPAKKSRKKVAVIGGGPGGISAAWQLTLKGHTATIFEAGQTIGGKISAVIPESRIPAETLSAEIDRIKSYVKDIRLGEEIDAEKFNEIKDNYDYVIVAAGAKKPRSLPVKGAELALFANDFLAQAKENTLKPGKKVVIIGAGNVGCDVATEAHRLGADEITLIDVQKPAAFGKEREDAEKCSAQFRWPVFTKEITSKGVKLDSGELLPANTVVISIGDVPDLSFLGDGLELNRGYVKVDAVGRSSDEKVFAIGDAVGPGLITDAIGAGRRTATIIDQLLNGQVPDMDGLDPMIDTRRVSLTYYNPRQDADNLESCSHDCASCGNCRDCGICVAVCPEGAISRLEKEIGFEYVVDESKCIGCGFCKGACPCGIWELIPNSPLM; this is encoded by the coding sequence ATGAAAAAATGTGACTATATTTTTGTAGCAGGTAAAAGAGACGAGAAACGGATTTCATCCCGGGTGCTTGAAGAGATGATTCAACAGCACGCCAAAAAGGGGAACAGAAAGCTCGAAGTCCAGGCCTTTGGCCAGCACGGCATTGGCGGACGGCTCTGGGACTCGGCCCCCGACACCATGGACATCCGTATCATTGGTCATTCCGGCCAGCGTACAGGTTCTTTGGGAACGCCCTATACCAGAATAGAGATTATGGGTCCTGCCTCGGATGATATTGGCTGGCTTAATGCCGGTGCTGAAATCATTGTGCACGGTTCGGCCTCCAACGGGGCCATGAACGGTGCAGCCCAGGGTAAGGTTTTTATCGGCGGCTCCATTGGCGCCCGGGGCATGACCATGACCAAGCGCAACCCCAGATTTGAGCCCCCTGAGCTGTGGGTGCTGGGGGCGGCCGGGGATTACTTCGGCGAGTTCATGGCCGGCGGCATTGCCGTTATCTGCGGCGTAAACGCGTCCAATCCCAAACAGCTTCTGGGCTACAGGCCCCTGGTGGGCATGGTGGGCGGTAAGGTCTTCGTGCGTGGCGAGGTCCAAACTTATTCCGACAAGGATGCCAAGGAAGTAGACCTTGATGATGCTGAGTGGGAATGGCTGACCCAGGGGCTAAAGACCTTTTTGAAAAAAATCAAACAACCCAAACTGTTTGACGAACTGGCTGTAAGGAAAGAGTGGCGGCTGCTTGAAGCAAAAAATCCCCAGGAAAAGACCGAAGGGCCGGGTCTGAAATCCATGTCCTGGTTCAGGGAACAGGTCTGGGATGTGGAGCTTGGCCGCGGCGGCTTGATCGGTGATCTCCAGGCAACTGAAAAGGGTACTGTGCCGGTCATTACCAAGGGTGAGTACAGAAGATATATTCCGGTCTGGGAACAGGGAAAATATATTTCGCCGTGCCAGGCGGCCTGCCCCACTGGAATCCCTGTCCAGCAGCGCTGGGCCATGGTCCGGGCCGATAACATTGACGAGGCCATCTCCATGGGCCTTGAATACTCCCCGTTCCCGGCAACTGTGTGCGGTCACCTGTGCCCAAGCCCCTGTATGGCCTCCTGCACCCGGAACATGTCATACATGTCACCCATTAATGTCCGCCTTCTGGGCCAGGCTGCCCAGAATGTCAAGCCACCCAAGCCGGCCAAGAAATCCCGGAAAAAAGTGGCGGTCATCGGCGGTGGCCCTGGCGGTATTTCTGCGGCCTGGCAGCTCACTTTAAAAGGCCACACAGCCACAATATTTGAAGCCGGGCAGACCATTGGCGGCAAAATTTCCGCTGTAATTCCTGAGTCCCGGATCCCTGCGGAGACCCTGAGTGCTGAAATTGACCGGATCAAGTCCTATGTAAAGGATATCAGGCTGGGAGAAGAAATTGATGCGGAAAAGTTCAATGAGATAAAAGACAACTATGACTATGTCATTGTGGCTGCCGGTGCAAAAAAACCCAGATCCCTTCCGGTCAAAGGTGCGGAGCTGGCTCTCTTTGCCAATGATTTTCTTGCGCAGGCCAAGGAAAACACGTTGAAACCCGGGAAAAAGGTGGTGATCATCGGTGCGGGCAATGTGGGTTGTGATGTGGCCACTGAAGCCCACCGGCTGGGTGCTGATGAGATAACCCTTATTGATGTCCAGAAACCGGCCGCATTCGGCAAGGAGAGAGAGGACGCCGAGAAATGCAGTGCCCAGTTCCGCTGGCCGGTGTTTACCAAAGAGATTACTTCCAAAGGGGTTAAGCTTGATAGTGGAGAGTTGCTGCCGGCCAATACTGTGGTAATCTCCATCGGTGATGTGCCTGATCTCTCCTTCCTTGGAGACGGGCTTGAACTTAACAGAGGATATGTCAAGGTGGACGCAGTCGGCCGTTCCTCCGACGAAAAGGTTTTTGCCATCGGCGATGCCGTGGGACCGGGACTTATTACCGATGCCATCGGGGCAGGCCGACGCACAGCCACGATCATTGATCAGCTTCTCAACGGCCAGGTACCGGATATGGACGGCCTTGACCCCATGATCGATACCCGGCGAGTAAGCCTGACCTATTATAACCCCAGACAGGATGCCGACAATCTGGAATCGTGCAGCCATGACTGCGCCTCCTGCGGAAATTGCAGGGATTGCGGCATCTGCGTGGCCGTCTGTCCAGAAGGGGCCATCAGCCGACTGGAAAAAGAGATCGGCTTTGAATATGTGGTGGATGAATCCAAATGCATTGGATGTGGTTTCTGCAAGGGGGCCTGTCCCTGCGGTATTTGGGAACTGATACCCAATTCGCCACTGATGTAA